A genomic window from Streptomyces sp. NBC_00234 includes:
- the carB gene encoding carbamoyl-phosphate synthase large subunit: protein MPKRSDIQSVLVIGSGPIVIGQAAEFDYSGTQACRVLKAEGLRVILVNSNPATIMTDPEIADATYVEPITPEFVEKIIAKERPDALLPTLGGQTALNTAISMHENGVLEKYGVELIGANVEAINKGEDRDLFKGVVEAVKAKIGYGESARSVICHTMDDIIKGVDTLGGYPVVVRPSFTMGGAGSGFAHDEEELRRIAGQGLTLSPTTEVLLEESILGWKEYELELMRDKNDNVVVVCSIENFDPMGVHTGDSITVAPSMTLTDREYQRLRDIGIAIIREVGVDTGGCNIQFAIDPTDGRVIVIEMNPRVSRSSALASKATGFPIAKIAAKLAVGYTLDEIPNDITEKTPASFEPTLDYVVVKAPRFAFEKFPSADSTLTTTMKSVGEAMAIGRNFTEALQKALRSLEKKGSQFAFTGEPGDKAELLAEAVRPTDGRINTVMQAIRAGATQEEVFDATKIDPWFVDQLFLIKEIADELAGAERLDADLIAEAKRHGFSDAQIGEIRGLREDVVREVRHALGIRPVYKTVDTCAAEFAANTPYFYSSYDEESEVAPRTKPAVIILGSGPNRIGQGIEFDYSCVHASFALSDAGYETVMVNCNPETVSTDYDTSDRLYFEPLTLEDVLEIVHAESLAGPIAGVIVQLGGQTPLGLSQALKDNGVPVVGTSPEAIHAAEDRGAFGRVLAEAGLPAPKHGTATTFSEAKAIADEIGYPVLVRPSYVLGGRGMEIVYDETRLSSYIAESTEISPTRPVLVDRFLDDAIEIDVDALYDGTELYLGGVMEHIEEAGIHSGDSACALPPITLGGYDIKRLRASTEGIAKGVGVRGLINIQFALSGDILYVLEANPRASRTVPFTSKATAVPLAKAAARISLGATIAELRTEGLLPKTGDGGTLPLDAPISVKEAVMPWSRFRDIHGRGVDTVLGPEMRSTGEVMGIDSVFGTAYAKSQAGAYGPLPTKGRAFISVANRDKRSMIFPARELVAHGFELLATSGTAEVLKRNGINAKVVRKQSEGEGPNGERTIVQLIHDGEVDLIVNTPYGTGGRLDGYEIRTAAVARSVPCLTTVQALAAAVQGIDALNHGDVGVRSLQEHAEHLTAARD, encoded by the coding sequence GTGCCTAAGCGCTCCGATATCCAGTCCGTCCTGGTCATCGGCTCCGGTCCGATCGTCATCGGTCAGGCCGCCGAGTTCGACTACTCCGGCACCCAGGCCTGCCGCGTCCTCAAGGCCGAGGGCCTGCGCGTCATCCTGGTGAACTCCAACCCGGCGACGATCATGACCGACCCGGAGATCGCCGACGCCACGTACGTCGAGCCGATCACCCCCGAGTTCGTCGAGAAGATCATCGCCAAGGAGCGCCCGGACGCGCTCCTCCCGACGCTGGGCGGCCAGACCGCGCTCAACACCGCGATCTCCATGCACGAGAACGGTGTCCTGGAGAAGTACGGCGTCGAGCTGATCGGCGCCAACGTCGAGGCCATCAACAAGGGCGAGGACCGCGACCTCTTCAAGGGCGTCGTCGAGGCCGTCAAGGCGAAGATCGGGTACGGCGAGTCCGCCCGCTCGGTCATCTGCCACACGATGGACGACATCATCAAGGGCGTCGACACGCTCGGTGGCTACCCCGTCGTCGTCCGCCCCTCCTTCACCATGGGCGGCGCCGGCTCCGGCTTCGCGCACGACGAGGAGGAGCTGCGCCGGATCGCCGGACAGGGCCTCACGCTCTCCCCGACCACCGAGGTGCTCCTGGAGGAGTCCATCCTCGGCTGGAAGGAGTACGAGCTGGAGCTGATGCGCGACAAGAACGACAACGTCGTGGTCGTCTGCTCCATCGAGAACTTCGACCCGATGGGCGTCCACACCGGTGACTCGATCACCGTCGCCCCGTCGATGACCCTCACCGACCGCGAGTACCAGCGGCTCCGCGACATCGGCATCGCGATCATCCGCGAGGTCGGCGTCGACACCGGCGGCTGCAACATCCAGTTCGCCATCGACCCGACCGACGGCCGGGTCATCGTGATCGAGATGAACCCGCGGGTCTCCCGCTCCTCGGCGCTCGCGTCGAAGGCCACCGGGTTCCCGATCGCCAAGATCGCCGCCAAGCTGGCCGTCGGCTACACGCTCGACGAGATCCCCAACGACATCACCGAGAAGACCCCGGCCTCCTTCGAGCCGACTCTCGACTACGTCGTCGTGAAGGCCCCGCGCTTCGCCTTCGAGAAGTTCCCCTCCGCCGACTCGACCCTGACCACCACCATGAAGTCGGTGGGCGAGGCCATGGCGATCGGCCGCAACTTCACCGAGGCGCTCCAGAAGGCACTGCGCTCCCTGGAGAAGAAGGGCTCGCAGTTCGCCTTCACCGGTGAGCCCGGCGACAAGGCGGAGCTGCTGGCCGAGGCGGTCCGCCCGACCGACGGCCGGATCAACACCGTCATGCAGGCGATCCGGGCCGGCGCCACCCAGGAAGAGGTCTTCGACGCCACGAAGATCGACCCCTGGTTCGTCGACCAGCTCTTCCTGATCAAGGAGATCGCGGACGAGCTGGCCGGAGCCGAGCGCCTCGACGCCGACCTGATCGCCGAGGCGAAGCGGCACGGCTTCTCCGACGCCCAGATCGGCGAGATCCGCGGTCTGCGCGAGGACGTCGTACGCGAGGTCCGCCACGCGCTCGGCATCCGCCCGGTCTACAAGACGGTCGACACCTGCGCCGCCGAGTTCGCCGCGAACACGCCGTACTTCTACTCCTCGTACGACGAGGAGAGCGAGGTCGCGCCCCGCACCAAGCCCGCGGTGATCATCCTGGGCTCGGGTCCCAACCGCATCGGCCAGGGCATCGAGTTCGACTACTCCTGCGTCCACGCCTCCTTCGCGCTGAGCGACGCGGGCTACGAGACCGTGATGGTCAACTGCAACCCGGAGACCGTCTCCACCGACTACGACACCTCCGACCGGCTGTACTTCGAGCCGCTCACGCTGGAGGACGTCCTGGAGATCGTGCACGCCGAGTCCCTCGCGGGCCCGATCGCCGGTGTCATCGTCCAGCTCGGCGGCCAGACCCCGCTGGGGCTGTCGCAGGCGCTCAAGGACAACGGTGTGCCCGTCGTCGGTACGTCCCCGGAGGCGATCCACGCCGCCGAGGACCGCGGCGCCTTCGGCCGGGTCCTGGCCGAGGCCGGCCTGCCGGCCCCGAAGCACGGCACCGCCACCACCTTCTCCGAGGCCAAGGCCATCGCCGACGAGATCGGCTACCCCGTCCTCGTACGCCCGTCGTACGTACTCGGCGGCCGTGGCATGGAGATCGTCTACGACGAGACCCGCCTCTCCTCGTACATCGCGGAGTCCACCGAGATCAGCCCCACCCGGCCGGTCCTGGTCGACCGCTTCCTCGACGACGCGATCGAGATCGACGTCGACGCGCTCTACGACGGCACCGAGCTCTACCTCGGCGGCGTCATGGAGCACATCGAGGAGGCCGGTATCCACTCCGGCGACTCGGCCTGCGCCCTGCCCCCGATCACGCTCGGCGGCTACGACATCAAGCGGCTGCGCGCCTCCACCGAGGGCATCGCCAAGGGCGTCGGCGTACGCGGCCTGATCAACATCCAGTTCGCGCTCTCCGGCGACATCCTGTACGTCCTGGAAGCCAACCCGCGTGCCTCCCGCACCGTCCCCTTCACCTCGAAGGCGACCGCCGTGCCGCTCGCCAAGGCCGCCGCCCGGATCTCCCTGGGCGCGACCATCGCCGAGCTCCGCACCGAGGGCCTGCTCCCGAAGACCGGTGACGGCGGCACCCTGCCGCTCGACGCGCCGATCTCCGTCAAGGAGGCCGTCATGCCGTGGTCGCGCTTCCGCGACATCCACGGCCGCGGCGTCGACACGGTCCTCGGCCCGGAGATGCGCTCGACCGGTGAAGTCATGGGCATCGACTCGGTCTTCGGCACGGCGTACGCCAAGTCGCAGGCCGGCGCGTACGGTCCGCTTCCCACCAAGGGACGCGCGTTCATCTCCGTCGCCAACCGCGACAAGCGCTCGATGATCTTCCCGGCCCGCGAACTGGTCGCCCACGGCTTCGAGCTGCTGGCCACCTCCGGGACGGCCGAGGTGCTCAAGCGCAACGGCATCAACGCCAAGGTCGTGCGCAAGCAGTCCGAGGGCGAGGGCCCGAACGGCGAGCGGACCATCGTCCAGCTCATCCACGACGGCGAGGTCGACCTCATCGTCAACACGCCGTACGGCACGGGCGGCCGGCTCGACGGCTACGAGATCCGCACCGCGGCCGTGGCCCGCTCGGTGCCCTGCCTGACCACGGTGCAGGCGCTCGCCGCCGCCGTCCAGGGCATCGACGCGCTCAACCACGGTGATGTCGGCGTACGTTCCCTCCAGGAACACGCGGAACATCTCACCGCGGCCCGCGACTGA
- the carA gene encoding glutamine-hydrolyzing carbamoyl-phosphate synthase small subunit — MTISTRGAAKAPAVLVLEDGRAFRGRAYGAVGETFGEAVFSTGMTGYQETLTDPSYHRQVVVMTAPHVGNTGVNDEDPESQQIWVAGYVVRDPARVPSNWRSRRSLDEELASQGVVGISGIDTRALTRHLRERGAMRVGIFSGNAIADDGMLLAKVRQAPEMTGADLSAEVATKETYVVPAIGTKKFTVAAIDLGIKGMTPHRMAERGIEVHVLPATATLDEVYAVKPDGVFFSNGPGDPSTADHPVSVMQGVLERKTPLFGICFGNQILGRALGFGTYKLKYGHRGINQPVQDRTTGKVEVTAHNHGFAVDAPLDKVSETPFGRAEVSHVCLNDQVVEGLQLLDQPAFSVQYHPEAAAGPHDAAYLFDRFVSLMEGQRA; from the coding sequence ATGACGATCTCCACCCGGGGAGCCGCCAAAGCTCCCGCCGTACTCGTCCTGGAGGACGGCCGCGCCTTCCGCGGCCGTGCCTACGGGGCCGTGGGGGAGACCTTCGGCGAGGCGGTGTTCTCCACCGGCATGACCGGCTACCAGGAGACGCTGACCGACCCTTCGTACCACCGTCAGGTCGTCGTGATGACGGCCCCGCACGTCGGCAACACCGGTGTGAACGACGAGGACCCCGAGTCGCAGCAGATCTGGGTCGCCGGTTACGTCGTGCGCGACCCCGCGCGGGTGCCCTCCAACTGGCGCTCCCGGCGTTCGCTCGACGAGGAGCTCGCGAGCCAGGGCGTCGTCGGCATCAGCGGCATCGACACCCGCGCGCTCACCCGCCACCTGCGCGAGCGCGGCGCGATGCGCGTCGGCATCTTCTCCGGCAACGCCATCGCCGACGATGGCATGCTGCTCGCCAAGGTGCGCCAGGCCCCCGAGATGACCGGCGCCGACCTCTCCGCCGAGGTCGCGACGAAGGAGACGTACGTCGTCCCCGCGATCGGCACCAAGAAGTTCACCGTCGCCGCGATCGACCTCGGCATCAAGGGGATGACCCCGCACCGCATGGCGGAGCGCGGCATCGAGGTGCACGTCCTGCCCGCCACCGCCACCCTCGACGAGGTGTACGCGGTGAAGCCCGACGGAGTCTTCTTCTCCAACGGGCCCGGCGACCCCTCCACGGCCGACCACCCGGTCTCCGTCATGCAGGGCGTCCTGGAGCGGAAGACCCCGCTCTTCGGCATCTGCTTCGGCAACCAGATCCTGGGCCGCGCGCTCGGCTTCGGCACGTACAAGCTGAAGTACGGCCACCGCGGCATCAACCAGCCCGTGCAGGACCGCACGACCGGCAAGGTCGAGGTCACCGCGCACAACCACGGCTTCGCCGTCGACGCCCCGCTCGACAAGGTCTCCGAGACGCCGTTCGGCCGCGCCGAGGTCTCCCACGTCTGCCTGAACGACCAGGTCGTCGAGGGCCTTCAGCTCCTCGACCAGCCGGCTTTCAGCGTCCAGTACCACCCCGAAGCAGCCGCGGGCCCGCACGACGCCGCGTACCTCTTCGACCGCTTCGTTTCCCTGATGGAGGGCCAGCGTGCCTAA
- a CDS encoding PH-like domain-containing protein → MTTLTPLYLLAADQKSAEVTDWSARISWVVGLAVFIALVYWLMRQGWKWRGQLQSDLPELPATPEGFADGETLLTLSGRYHASTTAGQWLDRIVAHGLGTRSRVELTLGAQGLDVVRPGAADFFVPADALREARLDKALAGKVLPEGGLLVITWAHGDKLIDSGFRSDHAAEHRAWVDAINHLNRTTEGTAR, encoded by the coding sequence GTGACAACACTGACCCCCCTGTACCTGCTGGCCGCCGACCAGAAGTCGGCCGAAGTGACCGACTGGTCCGCCCGGATCAGCTGGGTCGTCGGACTGGCCGTCTTCATCGCCCTCGTCTACTGGCTGATGCGCCAGGGATGGAAGTGGCGAGGACAGCTCCAGTCGGACCTGCCCGAGCTGCCCGCCACCCCCGAGGGATTCGCGGACGGCGAGACACTGCTCACACTCTCGGGCCGCTACCACGCCTCGACGACCGCCGGGCAGTGGCTCGACCGGATCGTCGCGCACGGCCTCGGCACCCGCAGCCGCGTCGAGCTGACGCTCGGCGCGCAGGGACTCGACGTCGTACGCCCCGGAGCGGCCGACTTCTTCGTACCGGCCGACGCACTGCGCGAGGCCCGGCTCGACAAGGCGCTCGCCGGCAAGGTCCTCCCCGAGGGCGGCCTGCTGGTCATCACCTGGGCGCACGGCGACAAGCTGATCGACTCCGGTTTCCGCTCCGACCACGCGGCCGAACACCGGGCCTGGGTCGACGCCATCAACCATCTGAACCGCACTACGGAAGGCACCGCACGATGA
- a CDS encoding dihydroorotase, whose protein sequence is MSKILIRGAKILGGEPQDVLIDGETIERVGTDIEAGDATVVEAAGRILLPGLVDLHTHLREPGREDSETVLTGTKAAAVGGFTAVHAMANTFPVADTAGVVEQVWRLGKESGYCDVQPIGAVTVGLEGKQLAELGAMHDSAAGVKVFSDDGKCVDDAVIMRRALEYVKAFDGVVAQHAQEPRLTEGAQMNEGIVSAELGLGGWPAVAEESIIARDVLLAAHVGSRVHICHLSTAGSVEIVRWAKSKGWNVTAEVTPHHLLLTDELVRSYNPVYKVNPPLRTEADVMALREALADGTIDCVATDHAPHPHEDKDCEWAAAAMGMVGLETALSVVQQTMVDTGLIDWAGVADRMSFRPAAIGRLDGHGRPVSAGEPANLTLVDPAYRGVVDPAGFASRSRNTPYEGRELPGRVTHTFLRGRATVVDGKLA, encoded by the coding sequence ATGAGCAAGATCCTGATCCGCGGCGCGAAGATCCTCGGTGGCGAGCCGCAGGACGTCCTGATCGACGGCGAGACCATCGAGCGGGTGGGCACGGACATCGAGGCCGGCGACGCCACCGTCGTCGAGGCGGCGGGCCGGATCCTGCTGCCCGGCCTCGTCGACCTGCACACCCATCTGCGCGAGCCGGGCCGCGAGGACTCCGAGACCGTCCTCACCGGCACCAAGGCCGCGGCGGTCGGCGGCTTCACCGCCGTGCACGCCATGGCCAACACCTTCCCGGTCGCCGACACCGCGGGCGTCGTCGAGCAGGTCTGGCGGCTGGGCAAGGAGTCCGGCTACTGCGACGTGCAGCCCATCGGCGCCGTCACCGTCGGCCTGGAGGGCAAGCAGCTCGCCGAACTCGGCGCGATGCACGACTCCGCCGCCGGAGTGAAGGTCTTCTCCGACGACGGCAAGTGCGTCGACGACGCCGTGATCATGCGGCGGGCGCTGGAGTACGTGAAGGCGTTCGACGGGGTCGTCGCCCAGCACGCCCAGGAGCCGCGCCTCACCGAGGGTGCCCAGATGAACGAGGGCATCGTCTCCGCGGAGCTGGGTCTCGGCGGCTGGCCCGCCGTGGCCGAGGAGTCGATCATCGCCCGCGACGTCCTCCTCGCCGCCCACGTCGGCTCCCGGGTGCACATCTGCCACCTGTCGACCGCCGGCTCGGTCGAGATCGTCCGATGGGCCAAGTCAAAGGGCTGGAACGTCACCGCCGAGGTGACCCCGCACCACCTGCTCCTCACCGACGAGCTCGTACGGTCGTACAACCCGGTCTACAAGGTGAACCCGCCGCTGCGCACCGAGGCCGACGTGATGGCCCTGCGCGAGGCGCTCGCCGACGGCACCATCGACTGCGTCGCCACCGACCACGCCCCGCACCCGCACGAGGACAAGGACTGCGAGTGGGCCGCGGCGGCCATGGGCATGGTGGGCCTGGAGACCGCGCTCTCCGTCGTCCAGCAGACGATGGTCGACACCGGCCTCATCGACTGGGCGGGCGTCGCCGACCGCATGTCGTTCCGCCCGGCGGCGATCGGCCGGCTCGACGGCCACGGCCGCCCCGTCTCGGCAGGCGAGCCCGCGAACCTGACGCTCGTGGATCCGGCATACCGTGGAGTCGTGGACCCCGCGGGCTTCGCGTCCCGCAGCCGCAACACTCCGTACGAGGGTCGCGAGCTGCCGGGCCGAGTGACCCACACCTTCCTGCGGGGCCGTGCCACGGTCGTCGACGGGAAGCTCGCGTGA
- a CDS encoding aspartate carbamoyltransferase catalytic subunit — MKRHLISAADLTRDDAVLILDTAEEMARVADRPIKKLPTLRGRTVVNLFFEDSTRTRISFEAAAKRLSADVINFSAKGSSVSKGESLKDTALTLEAMGADAVVIRHGASGAPYRLATSGWIDGAVVNAGDGTHEHPTQALLDAFTMRRRLVGADAGLGKDLEGRRITIVGDILHSRVARSNVHLLTTLGAHVTLVAPPTLVPVGVEQWPCDVSYSLDEVLPKSDAVMMLRVQRERMNAAYFPTEREYSRRYGLDGSRMAKMPEHAIVMHPGPMVRGMEITADVADSDRCTVVEQVANGVSIRMAVLYLLLGGNESATPARTEENK, encoded by the coding sequence ATGAAGCGTCACCTCATCTCGGCCGCCGACCTCACTCGCGACGACGCCGTCCTGATCCTCGACACAGCCGAGGAAATGGCCCGGGTCGCGGACCGGCCGATCAAGAAGCTCCCCACCCTGCGCGGACGCACCGTCGTCAACCTCTTCTTCGAGGACTCGACGCGTACCCGCATCTCCTTCGAGGCCGCCGCCAAGCGGCTCTCCGCCGACGTCATCAACTTCTCCGCGAAGGGCTCGTCCGTCTCCAAGGGCGAGTCGCTCAAGGACACCGCCCTGACCCTGGAGGCGATGGGCGCGGACGCCGTCGTCATCCGGCACGGCGCCTCGGGCGCCCCGTACCGGCTGGCCACCTCCGGCTGGATCGACGGAGCCGTCGTCAACGCCGGAGACGGCACCCACGAGCACCCCACCCAGGCCCTGCTGGACGCCTTCACGATGCGCCGCCGGCTGGTCGGGGCCGACGCCGGTCTCGGCAAGGACCTCGAAGGGCGCCGCATCACGATCGTCGGCGACATCCTGCACAGCCGGGTGGCCCGTTCCAACGTGCACCTGCTGACCACGCTCGGTGCCCACGTCACCCTGGTGGCCCCGCCGACGCTCGTCCCCGTGGGCGTCGAACAGTGGCCCTGCGACGTCAGCTACAGCCTCGACGAGGTGCTGCCGAAGTCGGACGCGGTGATGATGCTTCGTGTGCAGCGTGAACGGATGAACGCCGCCTACTTCCCGACCGAGCGCGAGTACTCCCGCCGCTACGGCCTGGACGGCTCGCGCATGGCCAAGATGCCCGAGCACGCCATCGTCATGCACCCCGGGCCCATGGTCCGGGGCATGGAGATCACCGCCGACGTGGCCGACTCCGACCGCTGCACGGTCGTCGAGCAGGTCGCCAACGGTGTCTCGATCCGCATGGCCGTGCTCTACCTGCTGCTGGGCGGCAACGAGTCCGCCACCCCCGCCCGTACCGAGGAGAACAAGTAA
- the pyrR gene encoding bifunctional pyr operon transcriptional regulator/uracil phosphoribosyltransferase PyrR: MDAQHDDTGNAARPVLEAPDIARVLTRIAHEIVERAKGADDVVLLGIPTRGVFLARRLADKLEEITGRKMPVGSLDITMYRDDLRLRPARALARTDIPGEGIEGRLVVLVDDVLFSGRTIRAALDALGDIGRPRAVQLAVLVDRGHRELPIRADYVGKNLPTSLRETVKVQLAEEDGRDAVLLGVQQTAPAVEQ; encoded by the coding sequence ATGGACGCACAGCATGACGACACCGGCAATGCGGCACGCCCCGTTCTCGAGGCTCCCGACATCGCCCGGGTACTGACCCGGATCGCCCACGAGATCGTCGAACGCGCCAAGGGCGCCGACGACGTGGTGCTGCTCGGCATCCCGACGCGAGGCGTCTTCCTCGCCCGTCGGCTCGCCGACAAACTCGAAGAGATCACCGGCCGGAAGATGCCGGTCGGATCGCTCGACATCACGATGTACCGCGACGACCTGAGGCTGCGCCCCGCGCGTGCCCTGGCCCGCACCGACATCCCCGGTGAGGGCATCGAGGGCCGGCTGGTCGTCCTCGTCGACGACGTGCTCTTCTCCGGCCGCACGATCCGCGCCGCACTCGACGCGCTCGGCGACATCGGCCGCCCCCGCGCGGTGCAGCTCGCGGTCCTCGTCGACCGCGGTCACCGAGAACTTCCCATCCGAGCCGACTACGTCGGCAAGAACCTCCCGACGTCGCTGCGGGAGACGGTCAAGGTCCAGCTCGCCGAGGAGGACGGCCGCGACGCCGTGCTGCTCGGTGTCCAGCAGACGGCCCCGGCGGTCGAGCAGTAG
- the bldD gene encoding transcriptional regulator BldD encodes MSSEYAKQLGAKLRAIRTQQGLSLHGVEEKSQGRWKAVVVGSYERGDRAVTVQRLAELADFYGVPVQELLPGTTPGGAAEPPPKLVLDLERLAHVPPEKAGPLQRYAATIQSQRGDYNGKVLSIRQDDLRTLAVIYDQSPSVLTEQLISWGVLDADARRAVHDEG; translated from the coding sequence ATGTCCAGCGAATACGCAAAACAGCTCGGGGCCAAGCTCCGCGCCATCCGCACCCAGCAGGGCCTCTCCCTCCATGGCGTGGAAGAGAAGTCCCAGGGCCGCTGGAAGGCCGTCGTGGTCGGTTCGTACGAGCGCGGTGACCGCGCCGTGACCGTCCAGCGCCTCGCCGAGCTGGCAGATTTCTACGGGGTCCCGGTGCAGGAGCTGCTGCCCGGCACGACGCCGGGCGGTGCCGCCGAGCCGCCGCCGAAGCTCGTTCTGGACCTGGAGCGCCTCGCCCACGTCCCGCCGGAGAAGGCCGGACCGCTGCAGCGCTACGCCGCGACGATCCAGAGCCAGCGCGGTGACTACAACGGCAAGGTGCTGTCGATCCGCCAGGACGACCTGCGCACGCTCGCCGTGATCTACGACCAGTCGCCGTCCGTGCTCACGGAGCAGCTCATCAGCTGGGGCGTGCTGGACGCGGACGCGCGTCGCGCGGTCCACGACGAGGGCTGA
- the nusB gene encoding transcription antitermination factor NusB, with protein MAARNKARKRAFQILFEADQRGESVQTVLADWVRLSRTDDRQPPVGEFTMELVEGYAQYADRIDDLIVTYAVDWEIDRMPVVDRSILRLGAYELIWMDETPDAVVIDEAVQLAKEFSTDDSPSFVNGLLARFKDLKPNLRREQ; from the coding sequence GTGGCTGCCCGGAACAAGGCCCGCAAGCGCGCCTTCCAGATCCTCTTCGAGGCCGACCAGCGCGGTGAGTCCGTGCAGACGGTCCTCGCGGACTGGGTGCGCCTCTCGCGGACCGACGACCGACAGCCGCCGGTCGGCGAATTCACGATGGAGCTCGTCGAGGGGTACGCGCAGTACGCGGACCGTATCGACGACCTCATCGTCACCTACGCCGTGGACTGGGAGATCGACCGCATGCCGGTCGTCGACCGGAGCATTCTGCGGCTCGGTGCGTATGAGCTGATCTGGATGGACGAGACGCCGGACGCCGTCGTGATCGACGAGGCGGTCCAGCTCGCCAAGGAGTTCTCCACCGATGACTCCCCGTCGTTCGTGAACGGGCTGCTGGCCCGCTTCAAGGACCTCAAGCCGAACCTGCGCCGGGAGCAGTAG
- the efp gene encoding elongation factor P translates to MASTNDLKNGLVLKLDGGQLWSVVEFQHVKPGKGPAFVRTKLKNVLSGKVVDKTFNAGVKVETATIDRRDMQFSYMDGEYFVFMDMNTYDQLMVDRKAVGDAANFLIEGFTASVAQHEGEVLYVELPAAVELTIQHTDPGVQGDRSTGGSKPATLETGYEIGVPLFITTGEKIKVDTRTGDYLGRVNS, encoded by the coding sequence GTGGCTTCCACGAACGACCTCAAGAACGGCCTGGTGCTCAAGCTCGACGGGGGCCAGCTCTGGTCCGTCGTCGAGTTCCAGCACGTCAAGCCCGGCAAGGGCCCGGCCTTCGTGCGCACCAAGCTCAAGAACGTGCTCTCCGGCAAGGTCGTCGACAAGACGTTCAACGCCGGCGTGAAGGTCGAGACGGCCACCATTGACCGCCGCGACATGCAGTTCTCGTACATGGACGGCGAGTACTTCGTCTTCATGGACATGAACACGTACGACCAGCTGATGGTCGACCGCAAGGCTGTCGGCGACGCCGCCAACTTCCTGATCGAGGGCTTCACCGCCTCCGTGGCCCAGCACGAGGGCGAGGTGCTCTACGTCGAGCTGCCGGCCGCCGTCGAGCTGACCATCCAGCACACCGACCCGGGTGTCCAGGGCGACCGCTCCACCGGTGGCAGCAAGCCCGCCACGCTGGAGACCGGTTACGAGATCGGTGTTCCGCTCTTCATCACCACCGGCGAGAAGATCAAGGTCGACACCCGTACGGGCGACTACCTCGGCCGGGTGAACAGCTAA
- a CDS encoding M24 family metallopeptidase has protein sequence MSEVYAVRRGLLRDRCAAAGSAAALVSRPANVRYLAGGAPLGAVLLLGPTEDVLLCPRAPTGDPAEGRPDEALRQTVLPVPGGDPVVAAADLAASVGAESLAVEEHDLTVARHRAMGSVAPRLRLADLGASVEQLRIVKDEEEIACLRIAAEITDQALGELLESILVGRTERHLALELERRLVDHGADGPAFATSVATGPNSGQGRHRPSDRRVEEGDFLSVCLGANYRGYRCEIGRTFVIGTTPADWQIELYDLVFAAQRAGREALLPGAAYRDVDHAARHLLDSAGHGEGLAPWTGHGVGLEIDEDPQLAPTAMGKLDACVPVTVEPGVHLPGRGGVRIDDTLVVRPEADGGPELLTITTKELLAL, from the coding sequence ATGTCAGAGGTGTACGCCGTCCGCCGTGGCCTGCTCCGCGACCGGTGCGCCGCCGCGGGGTCCGCGGCCGCCCTGGTCTCCCGTCCCGCCAACGTCCGCTATCTCGCGGGCGGAGCCCCCCTCGGGGCCGTCCTGCTGCTCGGACCCACCGAGGACGTCCTGCTCTGCCCCCGCGCCCCCACCGGCGATCCCGCCGAGGGCCGCCCCGACGAGGCGCTGCGGCAGACCGTGCTCCCGGTGCCGGGCGGCGATCCGGTGGTCGCCGCCGCCGATCTGGCCGCCTCCGTCGGCGCGGAGTCGCTCGCGGTCGAGGAGCACGATCTGACGGTCGCCCGTCACCGTGCCATGGGCTCGGTCGCCCCCCGGCTGCGGCTGGCCGATCTCGGAGCGTCCGTGGAACAGCTGCGGATCGTCAAGGACGAGGAAGAGATCGCCTGTCTGCGGATCGCCGCCGAGATCACCGACCAGGCCCTCGGCGAGCTGCTCGAATCGATCCTGGTGGGCCGTACCGAGCGTCACCTGGCCCTGGAGCTGGAACGCCGGCTCGTGGACCACGGCGCCGACGGTCCGGCCTTCGCGACCTCCGTCGCCACCGGGCCCAATTCGGGCCAAGGCCGTCACAGGCCCTCGGACCGGCGTGTGGAGGAAGGCGATTTCCTCTCCGTCTGCCTCGGCGCGAACTATCGCGGCTACCGGTGCGAGATCGGCCGTACGTTTGTGATCGGGACGACTCCCGCGGACTGGCAGATCGAGCTCTACGACCTCGTTTTCGCCGCTCAGCGGGCCGGACGGGAGGCGCTTCTCCCCGGTGCCGCCTACCGCGACGTGGACCACGCGGCCCGCCATCTGCTGGATTCCGCGGGCCATGGCGAGGGCCTCGCACCCTGGACCGGGCACGGCGTCGGGCTCGAAATCGACGAGGACCCGCAGTTGGCACCGACAGCCATGGGTAAACTGGACGCTTGTGTGCCGGTCACCGTCGAACCGGGGGTCCACCTCCCGGGCCGGGGCGGTGTCCGGATCGATGACACGCTCGTCGTGCGCCCAGAGGCGGACGGCGGACCCGAGCTACTCACCATTACGACCAAGGAGCTGCTCGCGCTCTAG